Proteins encoded in a region of the Bacillus methanolicus genome:
- a CDS encoding glycosyltransferase family 4 protein: MMIDGVVPYFAKNHSLTVFSISDPELLDREKVDNVQYIRFPRKNYRLMVAEELKKHHFDIIHVFNRPKNVNLYKMSSPNSKIVLSLHNDMFSEKKISRIDGEEAIEQAAQITAVSDYIKKTVVNRFPRAERKINVLYSGVDLESFKPVWTEDGERKRKELREKYGILDKKVILFVGRLSKTKGPHLLIQAMEELVRKHNDAVLVIVGGKWFSDNRINDYVNMLYDLAQPFKDQIIFTKYIPSSDIPDMFLMADVFICSSQWNEPLARVHYEAMAAGIPVITTDRGGNAEVVIHGFNGFLINNYNNPKHFAQAVEYIFSNQDHAKLMAQTGRKLIELNFCFQHVYERLQKVYDRALNEE; the protein is encoded by the coding sequence ATGATGATTGACGGAGTGGTTCCTTATTTTGCAAAAAATCATTCTTTAACAGTGTTTTCCATATCAGATCCGGAGCTTCTTGATCGCGAGAAAGTGGATAATGTTCAGTACATTCGCTTCCCGAGAAAAAATTACCGATTGATGGTTGCTGAAGAATTAAAAAAACATCATTTCGATATCATACATGTCTTTAATCGCCCTAAAAATGTAAACTTGTATAAAATGTCATCTCCAAACAGCAAGATCGTTTTAAGTCTTCATAATGATATGTTCTCAGAAAAGAAAATATCAAGGATAGATGGGGAAGAAGCGATTGAGCAAGCAGCACAAATTACAGCAGTCAGCGACTATATAAAAAAAACGGTTGTTAATCGCTTTCCCAGGGCAGAAAGAAAAATAAATGTTCTTTATTCCGGTGTTGATTTGGAAAGTTTTAAACCGGTTTGGACAGAAGACGGTGAAAGAAAAAGGAAAGAATTAAGGGAAAAATACGGAATCCTCGATAAAAAAGTCATTCTTTTTGTAGGAAGATTAAGCAAAACAAAAGGACCTCATCTCTTAATACAGGCAATGGAAGAACTTGTTAGAAAACATAATGATGCAGTTCTTGTCATTGTGGGAGGGAAGTGGTTCAGCGATAATCGGATAAATGATTATGTAAACATGCTATATGACCTTGCACAGCCATTCAAGGACCAAATTATTTTTACAAAGTATATTCCATCATCTGACATACCGGATATGTTTTTAATGGCTGATGTTTTTATTTGCAGTTCGCAATGGAACGAACCGCTTGCCCGAGTTCATTATGAAGCAATGGCAGCAGGCATCCCTGTCATTACAACAGACCGGGGAGGAAATGCGGAAGTAGTCATACATGGCTTTAATGGCTTTTTGATAAATAATTACAACAACCCAAAACATTTTGCACAAGCGGTTGAATATATTTTTTCGAATCAGGATCATGCAAAATTAATGGCACAAACCGGCAGAAAGTTGATTGAACTGAATTTTTGCTTTCAGCACGTGTATGAACGCCTTCAAAAAGTGTATGATCGAGCGCTGAATGAAGAATAG
- a CDS encoding CotS family spore coat protein, whose protein sequence is MEEPNKINHEYLKGIIDHYPFDVKDVTLLSNKSGRKTWEIQSSDGVKILKQAVMNPRRMLYIANAHLHLLKKGLPIAPIHLTKNGSLCLGLGDFAFVMYDKVTGNEMSYYSKEHLSKTLEFAAQFYQASKGYQPMKESKKRARLNKWLKLYRWKLQELEGHKKIAESLPNDPFSILFLEHAEKMLQRGRDALQNLDEPYYKQCTMEVLNEGGFCQQDFTLARLIEVDGSAYMKELHSITQDLPSRDLRILLNKVMKKMSVWDHDLAIHMLRSYDSVHPLSENHYRILWTDLAFPHLFCSIIHKYYLGQKRSWSDEKYMWALQNIVAVENSKDEFLNSFSDIYLEIKQQSGGKKNV, encoded by the coding sequence GTGGAAGAACCAAACAAAATAAACCATGAATATCTTAAAGGAATTATTGACCATTATCCTTTTGATGTTAAGGATGTCACCCTTCTTTCTAATAAAAGCGGGCGAAAAACATGGGAGATTCAATCGAGCGACGGCGTAAAAATATTAAAGCAGGCTGTGATGAATCCAAGAAGAATGCTTTACATTGCAAATGCCCATCTGCATCTGCTTAAAAAAGGACTGCCAATCGCTCCAATTCATTTGACAAAGAATGGTTCCTTATGTCTTGGTTTAGGAGACTTTGCTTTTGTTATGTATGATAAAGTCACCGGAAATGAAATGTCATACTATAGTAAAGAACATCTTAGTAAAACACTCGAATTTGCCGCCCAATTTTATCAGGCTTCAAAAGGGTACCAACCGATGAAAGAAAGCAAAAAACGGGCTCGTCTGAACAAATGGCTAAAATTATATAGGTGGAAGCTTCAAGAACTTGAAGGCCATAAGAAAATTGCTGAATCATTGCCAAACGATCCATTCTCGATCCTGTTTTTGGAACATGCCGAAAAAATGCTTCAAAGAGGAAGAGACGCATTGCAAAACTTAGACGAACCATATTATAAGCAATGTACGATGGAAGTATTAAATGAAGGAGGTTTCTGCCAGCAAGATTTTACTCTTGCCAGATTAATTGAAGTGGATGGATCGGCTTATATGAAAGAACTTCATTCCATCACGCAAGACTTGCCTTCGAGAGACTTGCGAATTCTCCTAAACAAAGTGATGAAAAAAATGTCTGTCTGGGACCATGATCTTGCAATTCATATGCTGCGTTCTTATGATTCTGTCCATCCTTTATCAGAAAACCATTATCGAATCCTTTGGACAGATTTGGCTTTCCCGCATCTATTTTGTTCCATTATTCATAAATATTATCTCGGACAGAAGCGTTCCTGGTCAGACGAAAAATACATGTGGGCACTGCAAAACATTGTAGCCGTTGAAAATTCAAAAGATGAATTCTTGAACAGTTTTTCAGATATTTATCTTGAAATAAAGCAACAGAGCGGAGGGAAGAAAAATGTCTGA
- a CDS encoding glycosyltransferase family 4 protein, with protein sequence MKIALVATEKLPVPAIRGGAIQIYLDSVASIIGRTADVTVISIKDPELKDSEERNNVKYLRFDEHSYLEQLATHLSGAKYDVVHVCNRPAWIKSLAEASPDTKFVLSVHNDMLAPDKMSDQEGIDCISRISKIITVSDYIGKTITSRFPSAKSKTKTVYSGVDLEDYQPHWTAEGSRIRKRIRAELGLEGKKVVLFVGRLSKVKGPHVLLQAMPKIIEEHPDVMMVFVGSKWFGDDNINNYVKHLYTFGSLYPENITFIKFVKPRDIPGLYTMSDVFVCSSQWQEPLARVHYEAMAAGLPIITSNRGGNPEVIEEEKNGFIIYDFENPDAYAVRINQLLSNSSLCSRLGKYGRAKVERDFGWETVSKNLLSVYKEAMKYSLGRKDE encoded by the coding sequence ATGAAAATTGCACTTGTAGCTACAGAAAAGCTTCCAGTGCCAGCAATACGCGGCGGAGCCATTCAAATATATCTCGATTCTGTTGCTTCAATTATCGGGAGAACCGCCGATGTTACAGTTATTTCGATCAAAGATCCAGAATTGAAAGATTCTGAAGAAAGAAACAATGTCAAATATTTGCGGTTTGACGAACACAGTTATTTGGAACAACTGGCAACGCATCTAAGTGGTGCTAAATATGATGTCGTCCATGTTTGCAATCGGCCTGCCTGGATAAAATCACTGGCTGAGGCTTCACCGGATACAAAATTCGTACTTAGCGTTCATAACGATATGCTCGCTCCTGATAAAATGTCGGATCAAGAAGGAATAGATTGTATTTCCCGGATTTCAAAAATCATCACCGTCAGCGACTATATCGGCAAAACCATTACTTCCCGCTTTCCGAGTGCGAAATCGAAAACAAAGACTGTCTATTCCGGTGTCGACTTGGAGGATTATCAACCGCATTGGACAGCAGAAGGATCACGTATCCGAAAAAGAATTAGGGCTGAATTAGGACTTGAAGGAAAAAAAGTTGTCCTTTTTGTAGGACGCTTAAGCAAAGTCAAAGGGCCCCATGTGCTGCTTCAAGCAATGCCAAAAATCATTGAAGAGCATCCCGATGTCATGATGGTCTTTGTAGGGTCAAAATGGTTTGGAGATGACAATATCAATAATTATGTGAAGCATCTTTATACATTTGGTTCTCTTTATCCAGAAAATATCACTTTCATTAAATTCGTTAAACCGCGCGATATTCCCGGACTCTACACGATGTCTGATGTTTTTGTCTGTTCTTCGCAATGGCAGGAACCCCTTGCCCGTGTACATTATGAAGCAATGGCAGCCGGACTTCCGATTATTACAAGCAACCGTGGCGGCAATCCTGAAGTGATTGAAGAAGAAAAAAACGGCTTCATTATTTATGATTTTGAGAACCCGGATGCTTATGCAGTACGCATTAATCAACTTTTAAGTAATTCAAGCCTTTGCAGCCGACTTGGAAAATACGGACGGGCTAAGGTTGAAAGAGATTTCGGATGGGAAACTGTATCAAAAAATCTCTTAAGTGTTTATAAAGAAGCAATGAAATATTCCTTAGGCAGAAAGGATGAGTGA
- a CDS encoding CotS family spore coat protein: MVNILAEEHDKNVIENEENGEFTLTPEEEAKLTRLAESIIQFWDVSITSIEVIQGGQMALVWKIYTSEGPICLKRIHRPEKKALFSINAQNFLATKGFRVPGIIPNKNGELYTKYGPFLFVVYDWIEGRPFELTVKEDLEFIMQGLAEFHTASIGYKPPEGIPIFTKLGRWPYHYIKRCQHMKTWKIVASKQVDDPFSELYLAEIDEFIQNGNDTLKTLQQSAYPSWVSKVKESPNLCHQDYGTGNSLLGDDGKIWIIDLDTVSFDLPIRDLRKMIIPLLDATGVWDQETFDIMINAYESVSPLTNEQKQIMFIDMLFPYELYDIAREKYVRKSPLLVEELAGAMEYERIKLRALQALIQD, from the coding sequence ATGGTGAATATTTTGGCGGAAGAACACGATAAAAATGTAATCGAAAATGAAGAAAACGGAGAGTTTACACTGACTCCCGAAGAGGAAGCAAAACTGACTAGGCTGGCTGAATCAATTATCCAATTTTGGGATGTCTCCATAACATCTATAGAAGTGATCCAAGGAGGACAGATGGCGTTAGTCTGGAAAATCTACACTTCAGAAGGACCAATCTGTCTCAAACGGATTCACAGGCCTGAAAAGAAAGCATTGTTTTCCATAAATGCACAAAATTTTCTTGCGACAAAAGGATTCCGTGTTCCGGGAATTATTCCAAATAAAAATGGGGAGCTTTACACGAAATATGGACCCTTTTTATTCGTTGTATATGATTGGATTGAAGGAAGGCCGTTTGAGTTGACGGTTAAAGAAGACTTAGAATTTATCATGCAGGGATTGGCTGAATTCCACACTGCATCGATCGGTTATAAACCTCCGGAGGGCATACCTATCTTTACTAAATTGGGGCGCTGGCCATATCACTATATTAAAAGATGCCAGCATATGAAAACATGGAAGATTGTTGCAAGCAAACAGGTTGACGACCCTTTTTCAGAATTGTATTTAGCGGAAATTGATGAATTTATCCAGAACGGGAATGATACATTAAAAACATTGCAGCAATCAGCATACCCTTCATGGGTAAGCAAAGTGAAAGAGTCTCCAAATTTATGCCATCAGGATTATGGTACCGGCAACTCGCTGCTTGGCGATGACGGAAAAATTTGGATTATTGATCTTGATACAGTGTCCTTTGATTTACCTATAAGGGATCTCAGAAAAATGATTATCCCTTTATTGGATGCAACAGGGGTTTGGGATCAGGAAACATTTGACATTATGATAAATGCTTATGAATCCGTATCTCCTTTAACGAATGAGCAAAAGCAAATCATGTTTATTGATATGCTCTTCCCTTATGAGTTGTATGATATTGCTCGTGAAAAGTATGTAAGAAAGAGCCCGCTTTTAGTTGAAGAATTGGCCGGGGCAATGGAATATGAAAGAATTAAACTTCGTGCTCTTCAGGCTCTAATACAAGATTAA
- a CDS encoding cyanophycinase, whose protein sequence is MNGELLIIGGHEEKYNGEEILQKFMELAKKNKGSIGILPTASEIPDEVSADYINVFRNLHAEDIKVLNIKSRNEANAEDFSDTMSEISALFITGGDQSRLAEIVGKTKLYNSIIERWKNGMVIAGTSAGASIMGKLMIASAKTKENDEGLKIDIEDGFGFLNALIDQHFSQRARFGRLLGAIAENPNLIGIGIDENTAILVENNKFKVYGEHQVFVIDGKEGSLVDLAISESGGEELTISNFKLHTLTNGFSFDLNTRQLINRKED, encoded by the coding sequence ATGAATGGAGAATTGTTGATTATCGGGGGACATGAAGAAAAGTATAACGGAGAAGAGATTTTGCAAAAATTTATGGAATTGGCAAAAAAAAATAAGGGTTCGATTGGCATTTTGCCAACAGCCTCAGAAATCCCTGATGAGGTGAGTGCTGATTATATAAACGTATTTCGTAATCTTCATGCGGAAGATATCAAAGTATTAAATATAAAGTCCAGAAATGAAGCAAACGCAGAGGATTTTTCTGATACGATGTCAGAAATATCAGCCTTATTTATTACAGGCGGAGACCAGAGCCGTTTAGCGGAGATTGTTGGTAAAACAAAATTGTACAATTCAATCATTGAACGGTGGAAAAATGGGATGGTGATAGCCGGTACAAGTGCCGGGGCATCCATAATGGGAAAATTAATGATTGCTTCTGCGAAAACAAAAGAAAATGATGAAGGTTTAAAGATTGACATAGAGGATGGATTTGGTTTTCTGAACGCTTTAATTGACCAGCATTTTTCTCAGAGGGCGCGGTTTGGAAGGCTGCTGGGAGCAATAGCGGAAAACCCTAATTTGATTGGAATTGGCATTGATGAAAATACTGCCATTCTTGTAGAAAACAATAAATTTAAGGTTTATGGAGAGCACCAAGTATTTGTTATCGACGGTAAAGAAGGAAGTTTAGTTGATTTGGCCATCTCAGAAAGCGGAGGCGAAGAGCTGACAATATCCAATTTTAAATTGCACACACTTACAAATGGCTTTAGCTTTGATCTGAATACCCGACAACTAATAAACAGAAAAGAGGATTAA
- the cphA gene encoding cyanophycin synthetase produces the protein MKINRVRYLKGPNYFSLRPAIWIELDIEELELLPSNAIPGFTERLLELIPSLKTHTCSLGYQGGFVDRLKEGTWMGHILEHMAIELQVLAGIDARRGKTITSNKKGIYFIAFDYQEPKSGLQAFKSAMEIIEKILKGHRFIPIQKYISEISDLYLNNKLGPSTQAIFDAAMKAKIPVERIGDDSLLRLGTGSKQKFVQATITSQTSSLAVERACDKQLTKMILSSCGVPVPKGEVVTSLTEIFKASERIGFPLVIKPLRGRQGQGVITNIRNKDELFNVVNCLDKHVKEFIIERCYDGNDYRLLVVNQKLVAASLRNPPFVIGNGQDTIRKLIELENENPKRGEGHEKPMSKIPLNFTVTCYLEKFDLTLDSVPEKGQIVQVVGNANLSTGGQAIDVTDEVHPSIKEMAITAAKAIGLDVAGIDFICKDITKPLNREDSVVVEVNAAPGIRMHHFPSKGKKRDVGKEIVEYLFKSREEACIPIISVTGTNGKTTTARLIKHLIEEDDFTVGMANSDGVYIGNQCIDEGDCSGPISARMVLSNPIVELAVLETARGGILREGLAFRYCDVGIVTNVSEDHLGQDGIETFDQLVKLKRLIPEVVIEGGYCVLNADDPEVVKMADYTKGNIIYTSINADNPYINEAAKKGGIAWYLDHKGWIVHVSKNVKTKFLPSREIPITINGTAKHNIANLLQALAAAHSQGVSISQLKERVLTFEPDFKQSKGRFNKISKDGREIVVDYAHNVAGLMAIYDTIKELKKNRVITVLSAPGDRNNNEVANLAKIAAKNSDLLVIKEDGNLRGRAPFETAGIMRDAALQEGMGTENIYIIRDELTAFAEAWELSREGDLLLFSYEVFSNVAKFLTMVDEKQTILNKKRSG, from the coding sequence ATGAAGATCAACCGTGTAAGGTATTTGAAAGGCCCTAATTATTTCAGTCTCAGGCCTGCCATTTGGATTGAACTGGATATAGAAGAACTTGAATTACTGCCTTCAAATGCTATTCCCGGATTTACTGAAAGACTTTTAGAACTTATCCCAAGTTTGAAAACGCATACATGTTCGCTCGGGTATCAAGGCGGCTTTGTAGATCGGTTGAAAGAAGGCACTTGGATGGGACATATACTCGAGCATATGGCAATTGAACTTCAAGTTCTTGCCGGCATTGATGCTAGACGGGGTAAAACGATTACAAGCAACAAAAAAGGAATTTATTTTATCGCATTTGATTATCAAGAACCAAAATCCGGACTTCAGGCCTTTAAATCAGCAATGGAAATTATTGAAAAAATATTGAAAGGTCATCGTTTCATTCCAATTCAAAAATACATCTCGGAAATTTCGGACCTTTATCTTAATAACAAACTTGGACCGAGTACACAGGCAATTTTTGATGCGGCAATGAAGGCGAAAATTCCTGTAGAAAGAATAGGAGATGACAGTTTGCTCAGACTAGGAACCGGGTCAAAGCAAAAATTTGTCCAAGCCACGATTACAAGTCAGACTTCTTCTCTTGCCGTTGAGAGAGCCTGTGATAAACAATTGACAAAGATGATTCTTTCAAGCTGTGGTGTACCTGTCCCTAAAGGGGAAGTTGTTACGTCATTGACTGAAATTTTTAAGGCTTCTGAAAGAATCGGTTTTCCACTTGTCATAAAACCGCTTAGAGGCAGACAAGGACAAGGAGTAATTACAAATATTAGAAATAAAGATGAGTTATTTAATGTTGTTAATTGTTTAGATAAACATGTGAAAGAATTTATTATTGAGCGTTGTTATGATGGAAACGATTACAGGCTTTTAGTTGTTAATCAAAAATTAGTAGCAGCAAGTCTTCGGAATCCGCCATTTGTGATCGGAAACGGACAGGATACGATTCGGAAATTAATTGAACTTGAAAATGAAAATCCGAAACGCGGAGAAGGGCATGAAAAACCAATGTCGAAAATTCCGCTTAATTTTACAGTAACATGTTATCTTGAAAAATTTGATTTAACTCTAGATTCAGTACCGGAAAAAGGCCAGATTGTGCAGGTCGTTGGAAATGCAAATTTATCGACCGGGGGACAAGCAATTGATGTAACGGATGAGGTCCACCCTTCGATAAAAGAAATGGCCATTACAGCTGCGAAAGCGATTGGACTGGACGTTGCTGGAATTGATTTTATATGTAAAGACATAACGAAACCGCTAAATCGTGAAGATTCAGTGGTCGTTGAAGTAAATGCTGCACCGGGAATCCGTATGCACCATTTTCCGAGTAAAGGGAAAAAAAGAGATGTCGGCAAAGAAATTGTCGAATATCTTTTTAAGAGCAGGGAAGAAGCATGTATTCCCATTATTTCTGTAACCGGCACGAATGGGAAAACGACGACTGCCCGATTGATCAAACATTTAATCGAAGAAGATGATTTTACGGTAGGAATGGCCAATTCGGATGGTGTTTACATTGGGAATCAGTGTATTGATGAAGGAGATTGCAGCGGCCCAATAAGCGCAAGAATGGTTCTAAGCAATCCGATCGTTGAATTGGCCGTGTTGGAGACAGCCAGGGGCGGAATTCTTCGCGAAGGTCTCGCATTTCGTTATTGTGATGTCGGAATTGTAACAAATGTGAGTGAAGACCATCTTGGACAAGATGGCATTGAAACGTTTGATCAGCTTGTGAAGCTGAAAAGATTAATCCCTGAAGTTGTTATTGAAGGGGGATACTGTGTATTAAATGCCGATGATCCTGAAGTGGTGAAAATGGCTGATTATACAAAAGGAAATATCATTTATACGTCTATAAATGCTGACAATCCTTATATAAATGAAGCAGCTAAAAAGGGAGGTATAGCCTGGTATCTTGATCATAAAGGGTGGATTGTTCATGTATCGAAAAACGTTAAAACAAAATTCCTGCCTTCCCGGGAAATTCCAATTACGATAAACGGTACAGCGAAGCATAATATTGCAAATTTATTGCAAGCTTTAGCTGCGGCACATTCTCAAGGCGTTTCGATCAGTCAGTTAAAAGAGAGAGTCTTAACGTTTGAACCTGATTTTAAACAGTCTAAAGGAAGATTCAATAAAATAAGCAAAGATGGACGGGAAATTGTTGTCGACTATGCGCATAATGTTGCCGGGTTAATGGCTATTTACGATACAATTAAAGAACTTAAAAAAAATCGGGTGATCACCGTGCTTTCCGCACCTGGAGACAGAAATAACAATGAAGTCGCTAATTTGGCAAAAATAGCTGCAAAGAATTCAGATTTACTAGTTATTAAGGAAGATGGCAATCTGAGAGGAAGGGCTCCGTTTGAAACCGCCGGTATCATGAGGGATGCCGCGCTGCAGGAGGGAATGGGGACCGAAAATATTTATATTATTAGAGATGAATTAACAGCGTTTGCTGAGGCGTGGGAATTGTCAAGGGAAGGAGATCTGCTCCTCTTTTCATATGAGGTGTTTTCTAATGTAGCTAAATTTCTTACCATGGTTGATGAAAAGCAAACCATCTTAAACAAAAAAAGAAGCGGTTAA
- a CDS encoding protein-glutamine gamma-glutamyltransferase has protein sequence MIRIRMLGLNSQSTISNLRGKQKEIYNAIENSPFMFEYDTANQLLFELKVRENIINASIDLSKSKAVFSSFRTSGFNPAYWIRGNRGYLLRYDVQPADAIEDIFINSQYYGFECSTAIVIIFYKAVLESIDRRIFNYLFQNLLVWDWNYDRDLQIITLPGDDFIPGDVVYFYNPDFKQPIWMGENAVFLGDGKYFGHGIGIRTAEQMVEALNTRRRENAKRTAYLLEQYSRLNFSTLERFAKNQPTL, from the coding sequence GTGATTAGGATTAGGATGCTTGGTCTTAACAGCCAATCAACGATAAGCAACCTCCGGGGGAAACAAAAAGAAATTTACAATGCAATTGAGAACAGTCCATTTATGTTTGAATACGATACAGCCAATCAACTATTATTTGAATTAAAAGTGAGAGAAAACATTATTAACGCATCAATAGATCTCAGCAAGAGCAAGGCTGTCTTTTCATCTTTCAGGACATCAGGCTTTAACCCCGCTTACTGGATCCGCGGAAATCGCGGTTACTTGTTAAGATATGACGTTCAGCCTGCTGATGCGATAGAAGATATTTTTATCAATAGTCAATATTATGGTTTTGAATGTTCGACAGCAATTGTTATCATTTTTTATAAAGCAGTGCTTGAATCGATAGACCGCCGTATATTTAACTACTTATTTCAAAATTTGCTTGTATGGGACTGGAACTATGACCGCGACCTTCAAATCATTACCCTTCCCGGAGATGACTTTATTCCGGGGGATGTCGTTTATTTTTATAACCCTGATTTCAAACAACCCATTTGGATGGGGGAAAACGCGGTATTCCTCGGAGATGGCAAATATTTTGGACATGGAATCGGCATCCGTACTGCTGAACAAATGGTTGAAGCACTGAACACCCGCAGAAGAGAGAATGCCAAAAGAACGGCATATTTATTAGAACAATACAGCAGGCTCAACTTTTCAACTTTAGAACGGTTTGCAAAAAATCAACCAACACTTTAA
- a CDS encoding YjcZ family sporulation protein: MSGEYGYGGGFALLVVLFILLIIIGASCFCGGFGHY, encoded by the coding sequence ATGTCAGGTGAATACGGATACGGCGGAGGATTTGCTCTCCTGGTTGTTCTGTTTATTTTATTGATTATTATAGGTGCGTCCTGTTTTTGTGGTGGATTTGGACATTATTAA
- a CDS encoding cell wall hydrolase has translation MKKVILLLTIFLMTIQFFQIDQSKSNAQILENVKVYEVEKGDTLFKIAVRSGISELELKQANFKKTDHIAPGEKLIIPEKKITDHEQDLLARLVHAEAKGEPYAGKIAVALVVLNRVKSEKFPDTIQEVIYEDRQFEPVENGSINQPADEESNKAVKEAIALEGQDNGSLFFFNPEKTNSKWLRTRTVTTVIGNHRFAK, from the coding sequence TTGAAAAAAGTGATTCTATTGCTAACAATCTTTTTGATGACAATACAATTTTTTCAAATAGATCAATCGAAATCAAATGCCCAAATTCTTGAGAATGTAAAGGTGTACGAGGTCGAAAAAGGAGACACACTTTTCAAAATTGCTGTAAGGTCTGGAATTTCTGAATTGGAACTTAAACAGGCAAATTTTAAAAAAACAGACCATATTGCGCCAGGTGAAAAGCTGATTATACCTGAAAAAAAGATTACCGATCATGAACAAGATCTGCTTGCGCGATTAGTCCATGCGGAAGCAAAAGGAGAGCCGTATGCAGGAAAAATTGCCGTTGCCTTAGTTGTTTTGAATCGAGTTAAAAGCGAAAAATTCCCTGATACCATTCAGGAAGTAATATATGAAGATCGGCAATTTGAGCCGGTCGAAAACGGTTCAATTAATCAACCGGCTGATGAAGAATCTAATAAGGCAGTAAAAGAAGCGATTGCACTTGAAGGCCAGGATAACGGTTCACTTTTCTTTTTTAATCCTGAAAAAACGAACAGCAAATGGCTTCGTACAAGAACAGTAACAACTGTCATTGGAAATCACCGATTTGCTAAGTAG
- a CDS encoding SIR2 family NAD-dependent protein deacylase, which yields MLAQFLKDSRYTVILTGAGMSTESGLPDFRSSRNGMWNKKDPSKVASVEALNKNVEEFIEFYYKRISSLKECQPNEGHLILAEWEKAGIIQSIITQNVDGFHEQAGSRNVAELHGTLRFVHCQICKKRYPCETYIRKNYACECGGVLRPSVVLFGEMLPEDAFMRAAEESEKAELFIVLGSSLTVTPANQFPLIAKQNGAKLVIVNMEPTEFDVYADLVIHNRKIGEVLREVSLAL from the coding sequence TTGCTTGCACAATTTCTAAAGGATTCCCGTTATACAGTTATTTTGACAGGGGCCGGAATGTCGACAGAGAGCGGTCTGCCTGATTTCCGATCATCACGAAACGGAATGTGGAACAAGAAAGATCCGAGTAAAGTTGCCAGCGTTGAAGCATTAAACAAAAATGTCGAAGAGTTTATTGAATTTTATTATAAAAGAATTAGCAGCCTTAAGGAATGCCAGCCAAATGAAGGCCATTTAATTTTAGCCGAATGGGAAAAAGCCGGTATTATACAAAGTATCATTACTCAAAATGTCGACGGCTTTCATGAACAAGCGGGAAGCAGGAATGTGGCAGAACTGCACGGGACATTACGATTTGTCCATTGTCAAATTTGCAAGAAAAGATATCCATGTGAAACGTACATTCGCAAAAATTATGCGTGTGAATGCGGAGGTGTGCTTCGTCCTTCGGTTGTACTTTTTGGAGAAATGCTCCCAGAGGACGCTTTTATGAGGGCAGCGGAGGAGTCCGAAAAGGCGGAATTATTTATTGTACTTGGTTCATCCCTCACCGTGACTCCGGCAAACCAATTTCCTTTGATTGCAAAACAGAATGGCGCAAAGCTTGTGATCGTAAATATGGAGCCTACTGAATTTGATGTCTATGCAGACTTAGTCATTCATAACCGAAAAATTGGAGAAGTGCTGCGTGAAGTGAGTTTAGCGCTTTAA
- a CDS encoding YueH family protein, which yields MKIRKTIVNQNETKVFVYENRKEEYTVAAIPDLEWSCLISYSETREEIVERLKESLSKTLHENADELAERIYAWTREM from the coding sequence ATGAAGATTCGAAAAACAATTGTAAATCAAAATGAGACAAAAGTGTTTGTGTATGAAAACCGTAAAGAAGAATACACTGTTGCAGCGATTCCTGATCTGGAATGGTCATGTCTGATTTCTTACAGTGAAACTAGAGAAGAGATTGTTGAAAGGCTGAAAGAATCATTATCAAAAACTTTACACGAGAATGCGGATGAACTTGCGGAACGCATTTACGCTTGGACAAGAGAAATGTAA